A stretch of Paenibacillus peoriae DNA encodes these proteins:
- a CDS encoding aldose 1-epimerase has protein sequence MKQVTKEHWNGYDTYVLHSGELEVTMIPRLGNNIISVRDLKLDRDIVRRPGEEELAFYLQKPYHFGLPILIPPGRIRKGQFEFDGVPYQFDRNTANDNHIHGLHRNQSWRCSDIEEDEEGCSVTTELLTESDPHWMEQFPIPLRLEMTYRLQGAILSQTLRVTNLGEKAAPFGLGYHTWFMVDGEPERWRLKLPVNGVYEQDAEQLPTGIITSLNDLEQLSSGLSLKGTNLDTLLRATEGPAVALLTRDDGYQIRYTADEQYFKYWVLYTKGECDQYLCIEPYTWLSDAPNLPDPVEGGGLIRLEPKQSIDLKTQIHIIYP, from the coding sequence ATGAAACAAGTGACCAAAGAACACTGGAACGGTTACGACACGTATGTTTTACATAGTGGTGAACTGGAAGTTACGATGATCCCTCGCCTCGGGAATAATATTATCTCAGTGCGTGATCTGAAGCTCGACAGGGATATCGTACGTCGGCCCGGTGAGGAAGAATTGGCTTTTTATTTACAAAAGCCTTATCATTTTGGCTTGCCCATTTTGATTCCTCCTGGCCGAATTCGCAAAGGACAATTTGAGTTTGACGGTGTTCCTTACCAGTTCGACCGAAATACAGCCAATGACAACCATATACACGGTCTGCATCGTAATCAATCCTGGCGCTGCAGTGATATTGAAGAGGATGAAGAAGGTTGCAGTGTCACTACCGAGCTTTTGACAGAAAGTGATCCGCACTGGATGGAACAATTCCCCATTCCTTTGCGTCTGGAGATGACGTATCGCTTGCAGGGTGCTATATTAAGTCAAACACTGCGCGTAACCAATTTGGGTGAAAAAGCAGCCCCATTTGGCTTGGGATATCACACTTGGTTTATGGTGGACGGAGAACCTGAGCGCTGGCGCCTAAAGCTACCTGTAAACGGCGTATATGAACAGGATGCTGAACAGCTACCTACAGGTATCATTACTTCGTTGAATGACTTGGAACAGCTCTCTTCGGGTCTTTCTCTGAAAGGAACGAATCTAGATACGTTGCTGCGGGCAACGGAAGGCCCTGCTGTAGCTCTTTTGACTCGTGATGATGGTTATCAAATCCGCTACACAGCAGATGAGCAATACTTTAAGTATTGGGTGTTATACACCAAAGGTGAATGCGATCAGTATCTTTGCATTGAGCCTTATACCTGGCTGTCAGATGCTCCTAATTTACCTGATCCTGTTGAAGGAGGCGGGCTGATCCGTCTGGAGCCTAAGCAATCCATCGATCTCAAAACTCAGATTCATATCATATATCCGTAA
- a CDS encoding alpha/beta-type small acid-soluble spore protein, which yields MNEANQGRSRRSNNLVVPQANNALQQLKYEAAQELGITIPADGYYGDMPSREAGSLGGYITKRLVQLAEQQLSGRSGQ from the coding sequence ATGAATGAAGCTAATCAAGGCAGAAGTCGTCGCAGTAACAACCTTGTTGTTCCTCAAGCCAACAACGCACTGCAACAATTGAAATATGAAGCTGCACAAGAGCTGGGCATCACCATTCCGGCAGATGGTTACTACGGTGACATGCCATCCCGTGAAGCTGGTTCTCTGGGAGGCTATATCACTAAACGCTTGGTACAGCTGGCCGAACAGCAATTATCAGGACGTTCAGGTCAATAA